One window from the genome of Cryptomeria japonica chromosome 6, Sugi_1.0, whole genome shotgun sequence encodes:
- the LOC131068712 gene encoding gallate 1-beta-glucosyltransferase-like encodes MCDAGVYVLVNTFEELEGREAAAALSIKGCPSVSIGPLFLHNFLRGENSTLSNMSMWEEDDSCLHWLDKQSPRSLLYVSFGSLALKSQEQLDELALGLDQSGNAFVCFVWQLGPQYCLTETA; translated from the coding sequence ATGTGTGACGCGGGGGTCTACGTGCTTGTGAACACTTTTGAGGAATTGGAAGGGAGAGAGGCGGCAGCGGCGCTCTCCATCAAAGGGTGTCCATCTGTGTCAATAGGCCCTCTGTTTCTCCATAACTTTTTGAGAGGGGAGAACTCAACGCTGAGCAACATGTCTATGTGGGAGGAAGACGATAGCTGCTTGCACTGGCTCGACAAACAAAGCCCGCGCTCTCTGTTGTATGTTTCGTTTGGCAGCTTGGCCCTCAAATCGCAAGAGCAGTTGGATGAGCTGGCGCTGGGTCTGGATCAGAGCGGGAATGCCTTTGTATGTTTCGTTTGGCAGCTTGGCCCTCAATATTGTTTGACAGAGACGGCATGA
- the LOC131068713 gene encoding UDP-glycosyltransferase 85A4-like — MTMNGGNDVTVHAVLVPFPAQGHVNALIHLAYLLAARGFFITFVNTEWTEKRMFGSIELKSQLHHSKPNFRFLSFPDGLPLELARTSHMGELFTTLAKRGHVLEALLCTHTGNDFPPLTCIVSDSSMSCTASLARVVFWPGCAAASIVQKYAHSLLSQGHIPVKGILLLYF; from the coding sequence ATGACGATGAATGGTGGAAATGATGTCACTGTGCACGCAGTTTTGGTGCCCTTCCCTGCGCAGGGCCACGTGAACGCTCTCATACATCTCGCCTATCTCTTGGCCGCACGAGGTTTTTTCATCACTTTTGTCAATACAGAGTGGACTGAGAAACGCATGTTTGGAAGTATAGAGCTCAAGTCGCAACTGCACCACTCCAAACCCAATTTCCGATTTTTGTCATTCCCGGACGGCTTACCGCTGGAGCTTGCCCGCACCTCCCACATGGGCGAATTATTTACAACGCTGGCAAAACGTGGACACGTCTTGGAGGCCCTCCTCTGCACTCACACTGGGAATGACTTTCCTCCCCTCACATGCATCGTATCAGACAGTTCCATGTCGTGCACCGCATCATTGGCCAGAGTCGTCTTTTGGCCTGGTTGTGCCGCTGCCTCTATTGTTCAGAAATATGCTCATTCTCTCCTTTCCCAGGGCCACATTCCTGTCAAAGGTATTCTTCTACTCTACTTTTAA